The genomic segment tgttttcttttctgatgTTCTCAATTGCAGGAGTCTGGTTGgaagcaaattttttttaatggacttgCATCTCCTCACCTTGATCCAGGACTAAAGGACGGAGGCCGTTccaccccttccccttcctccaaaCCCCTAACCCTCCCAAGACACCCAGGAGTACCCTCTGCCCTACAGGATTGAAGACTGCCTGGCAGCCCTCCCAGTTCCACACCTCCCGTTTGCCAGGGGAAAGAACCTAAAGACTCTGTGGTTGGGAGGGGTGGCAGACAGGAAGAACACATTCAGGCCCCTGGTCTCCAGACAGAGTGGTGCTTTGTCCAAGGAAACATGAGTTTCTGATTTTCCAGGAGCACATCAGTGGTGAGGCTGATGGGAAGACTTCCTTCCCAAAGACAGTGGATGCTCCACATGAGATCTTGGAGTGACTGGGGGTGCCAGAGTATGCCCAGAGTCCTGCCCTCAGCACTAGGTCCGATGGGGCCAAGAGGGTCCAAAGCCCTTGCTAACGTACAACTTCTTTAGCTCCTCTGCCTTTCCAGCCCTTTGAGGAGGGACCATGAGAACAGAAATTACCTTATGAAAAGCTTCTCCTCTTCTTTTCACCTTTACATATTGATGATTTGTTTCCCTGACCTCCCAGAGGGCTGAACCGTTCCaactccctgctgcccagcctccTCAGTGGGCTTGCGCCCCCTAAGCAGAGAAGGCCCACAAGGTTGAGTTCTGGTGGGGAGCCTGGCAGAGCCAGTTACCACCCTCTGCTGCTTCGTGCTTGGTTGCCTCTTGCAATAACCAGCTCTACTGGGTATTCCTTTCCCTGGGGCTTTTCCATTTCACATGTGGAGACCTTCCCCCAACAGGGCTGCTTCCTTGTTTTAGAGGAAGGTACTGCCATTGGGAGATTGGGACATGGGACCTCAGCAGTGAGGAACCCTCGTGAAGTACCGGGAGGAGTGGGGAAGGCGGCAAGTCGGGCAGGATACAGCCTGCTTCCAGACTTCTCTTCGTCAGGTTTGATGTAAGCATGGGCTTGCAGCCCCCAGGTACATACTTTTACTCAACTGTGGGATAACCTAGCACTAGTAGGGAGGTAAAGTCACAAATTTGGTGTctttccaccttttgactattgaCTTAATAGCTCCCCTCACTCTGAGGGTTCTTCTGTCCTCTGATAAAGAGCAAGGAAGAAGTGGAGCCTAGCTTGAATGAGCTCAGCTCAGACTCCGGGGGCCATTTTCTACACAGGCAAATGGAATTGCTTTTCCCATGACATCCAAATTGTGATGTGGTTGCTGCTGAAGGAAGATGCAGCAACATAGTCCCATAGTACCCACGGGGTGATGGATGCAACCTCTGTGTGCATCTATAGGACACTTGACATCTAACATGAGAAGAGACGTGGCATGTGAGATGAGACTTGGTACGTGAGATGTAGGGTCACTGGAGACCCTCCCGACTCAGAGGGGAGAGACTGAGTTGAACTGAACCCTTCCTCTGTCCCTTGCACGTTTCTGACATGCCCTCAATTGGTCACTGAGGGAGTACCCCCCAGGGTTGGAGAGGCACATTCCCTTGGGGCAGAGGCTGCAGGtttgtagctttttttccctGTCCCCCAACCCTGTCCCCACCTCTACTTCAGGACATGGCACCCACCCAACCGGCCAAGTGTTAAGTTGATGTGCTTATCCTCAAGAGCGGCTCCAGGGGTGTTTTTGAAATGTAGAGAAAACCAAGTAAGGTGAcagcttaaggaaaaaaaacaataccaGAAAAGTTTACCCAGAGaagctttttttctccccatttttgttttgtttttactcaaTGAcacaatttttagttttatttcctgatagcaaaaggaaaaaaaaaaaaccctcaaaaaggCCAAGGCCCCGTCCCCCTGTTGTCGGTGATTTGTCTGTCTTTCTGATAGGTTGAAAATTGTGTAATAAACTTGATGACGCTGTCAATCTTTTATACtgcattgtatttttttccttttgtaacaaaatatttttaaataataaatggggTGTGAGCTGTTTGATGGATTCTGCATTGAATAGATGTGTCGAGGTGTCTGGGCATGGGCATGGGCTGACACAGAGGCTGCGGGATCACAGTGAGACCGAGTGCTAAGCTGGAGGTGTATGTTGGCTTGTGTTGCCTGAGGTACACCTAGGAGACCTCTAGTGCAAGCCTCTGGCGCTCCCTGAGATTGAGCTTCTTTCCTTAGCCATCTCAACAGCCTAGTTAATTCCAAGGCATCCTTTACCCTTCAAGATAGCTTTATTCTTAGAATAATGCCCCACCTTAAACAGTTCAGTTCAGTATAAGTTCAGAAAGGGAAGACTCCTCTGCTAGGAGTGTGAGGATAATGCTAGTGCCTATTTCCACCATCTGTCTAATCATGGATGAGCAACATACTCTGTctcttcatctgtacaatggaaatGATAGCTGCTGGGTCTTCCACACAGGGATTTTTAAAGAATCAGTTAACAAAGGTGAAGGTTTCGTAAGTAGAGTTGCTATCTAAATATGAGGAAGTACAGATCAGAAAGCAGAATGTTGTGGGGTGATCCTGATATTCCAGAAAGCTTATAGCTCTTTAAAAAGCCAGGAGGATGAGAGGAGTTACATGATAGAAGAACCAGAGGCCAGGTGACAATGTGTGTGGGGACCAGTAAAGGCAAGATGAGTGTAAAAACTAGTAACCTCTAGTAGAAAGGACATTTCCAGAGGGCCTCTGATGATGTGAAACTTGAATGGAAAAAGTAGATGGAGTGCCTCTCAGAATTTAACCAGTGTTCTCAGGTCAAGTCCATGGTCACCTGCATCTCCATTATATGCCGTACTTGCTAAAAATGCCAATTTCTATGCTGCATCCATCTCTGTCAAGTGTGAAAACCTTTTATGCCCAGGTGACTTTCACGTAAAGTGTGAGGACTGCTAGTTTACAGAAATAAGTAACTTTCTTCAACCTCATCTAGGAGCCACCATGATGGTAAAAGGCAATGAATGGCCTTTGGGTCAAATCTCAACTCATTTAAGCTGAATGCCCTTGGACATGAGTCAATTAACATCTGAGTCAATTTCCTTCTGCCTCATAAGATAGTTCTATGGATTAAACATACTCTGCCAGGCACTAGTCTACAAATTGCTGCCATGGTATAAAGCCAAAAAGCCAGATGTGTGTGTCCTACATGCTTCCTAAAGCAGGCAAGACCTCAGGTCCTAGAAATGGCCACTGCAGTTACTGACTTCTAGCCACAAGTGTGAGTTATCTGAGCAGGCCTCTGCCAGCTCACGTGACCTGGTCCTTTGCTTAGTACTTGCCACTGTCCCAGAATGTTGGTCCTTAAAGTCTGTATGAGCTGTAAAATGGCTAGCCCTTGGCATTCCAGTGAAATTCTCTGTCCTGACCAAATTAACAGCCACTGACCATGTTAACCCTAAATAACTAGTTGTGCTAATTTCAGTCCTCCACCACCTCGTTGTATGATGTTCTGCTCTGGTCTAACTGCAGGCTCAGAGGTGGCTCCAACAAGCAGCAGTAAGAATGAACATTTAGAGAGCCATCCACAGGAAACCAAATGCACTAAACTTCCAGATAGCCATAAAGTAAACAAGAGGACTTCCTGTTCTAATCTTACCATTTTCAACCATTCATTCTCATCCTCAAATGGTATGCTGAATGAATTTATTTGTACCAGACTGAGACCCCAAGACAAGATTTTTAGTTCCAACTGTTAGCAATCGGTTCTGTGATGCTTGGCTACCTTAATTCCTCATTTCTAAACCTGAAAAATGGGGGATTAGATTAAGTTGATCTCTAAAGTCCCTTTGAATTATAAGTCACCTCTCAACTTCCAGCTGAGCCTTCTGTTCATTTATGTGTGTTGCTAAGAGGGTGACCTTACCCACTGACCCTCTAAATGAAAATAGGGAGGCCACGGAGAATGTGATCCTCTCTGGGTTGATGCCAGTGACTTCGAAGCAGGGCTAGAGAAAGCCATCAGTGTGAGAGGCAGCAGAGAATCAGGGTATTTGCAGACTTGTAATTAAAGTATCAGGGGGGCTCCTGTTGGATTTTTGTTACTGTTTATGGTTGATTAGACCtgattagatctactagtttttGGTCAGACCCCAAAGGCAGCTAGGAAGCAAGGACACAGAAAGGGTAGGAAAAAAGACAAAGCACAAGTGTGTGGACAGGGGAGACCTTCGCAGAAAGAGAATGAGCCTGACCACAGGAAACAGGCAAAGTGAAAGGTCAGCATGATGCTTCAAGGCCAGTCACTTTTTACACTGAGTGAGAGCAGATACCCTAGGATTCATCCAACAGCCGAAGAGCCACATAGCTCGAGGTTTCCGGAAGTGAACTCTGTCACGGCTCCTAGTGGCTGGAAAAAAAATCGGCCACTACCAAGCAAGGTGAGAGTTTGAAGATGGTTACCTGGAGAAGGGAATTATACATTCATCTAGGACAGCATCTCTCCacctttaaaaaaagatatgtatttcttttatgttaactagaaattttaaaatgaaagaccaaaaaatattttgcacGTTCAGAATATGCTTGTTCCAGTGACTcatgcctcaccctggaaaggcaCTGACCATTCATCTGTAAGAGGTATGAGAGACAAGATTCTGACTTTGGGGCAGAGGTGATGACTTAGGCAGTCTTTTGTAGAATGAAAGACCTGGAGAAGATAAAGAAGTTTGCAGTGCCTTTAGTGATTAATTCAGGCTGGAGCTCAGGGCAAAAAAAAACGGTGGGACACCTTCATCACTGCCTTTGTGCTCACACTGGATCACTAAGCACACCTGAGTACAAACCCCTGGGGTAGTCTCTATCTTCTCTTAGAGTAGATGAAATTCTAGGGAAGGTGCCCTAAGGAAAAGGCTGCAGCCCCCAcaacagaaaatacatatttattataaaatgtctGTTTCATGAGGAGAGTAGAAAAATAACATGATGAATTACTAAGAAAGTTCTGAAGCTCAGTCTCTGAGGAATGAGACGAGAGGCTTTTGTGTCACTCTGGCAGCATGCCATCCTGAGGCGCTTGGTGCTCGTGCATGACAGGTGTGGCACAGCATGTACAGGGAGTGTGTggctcaggtcctgctggaaGCCCAAGGAGCCTGCATGGTCCACACAAGATGCTCTGGCCACGATGCTCAAAGAGGAGAACTTGCGGTCAGCAGGGAATTGGTTCTAGAAGGGCCAGGATGGGGACAGTCTTGCCCCTCCCTCTACTGGAGTATAGAAGAGTCTCTTAGGCTGCTGATCCTGGTTTAGAAGATGGTGCCCAATGGCCTTATGCTCGGTGTGTTGCCTAATGTCTGTGCTGAGGAAAAGCCGCAACCTTTCCCAGGACAGTTTGACCCACCATTTCTCACTGGTGTGGCTAAAAAACCCGAAGTATGTGTGGTCTCAGCCCATGAGGGCTGCTGGCTGAAATTTTTGTACTTCAAATCCTGTCCATACTgatggcagaaagaaagaaacaaaatgttaaaagacCAGTGAACAAGAGCAGCTGACCTAAACTGTTCTATATTCTCAGCATCCTGGCCCCAAAGAACAAGGAGAATACCTTCCCTAAGCAGGCAACTGTGCACCCCAAACAGAAAAGGCAGTCCCATAGACAcccttttcctctttaaaacCTCTAGACCCCTCAGGCTACAGAAGATCAATGAATCCCTCCCTGGAATGGGATGGGAACCAACCCTCAGGTGACAGGAAATGTCCCTCAGTAGCAGTACCTGGAGAAAGCAGCCAGGGTGAGCACCTCAAGCAGCAACTCTGAGCCACAGAAGAAGAGCAAGATGCTGTTCATGATGGCTTCCAGGCGGAGCACGTAGGTCTGCAGCAGCAGGTAATAGGAGGCCATCATGGCCGATGGCAAGGTCAAGGCCACGCTAATACCAAGTGGCATCTTTCGTTGGCAGAGGTTTCCCTTTGTACCTGTCAGACACAGCCCATGGAGTCACCTCCAGGCAGCCTGCTTTCCCTGGCCTcagggaagatgggtgggatCTGATGTTCTAGCAAGGCAGAGAAAAGTGATCCTAAAGTGGGATGTGCAGATTTACAAATGGGCTCCCTCGGTACTAAAAACTGGAGGCTTTGGAGGAGTTACAGGATTAAAGTCATTCACCCCAAAGGTCCTGCTTTCAACTGAGTTCACACTCAAGGTACAATGGAATCTTCATTTGGggggaaaaattttaattataaaaataacaaataatcatTGAAAACTTTTCAATTAAtcattattgaaaataattttagaaaacacagaaactAATAGACCCCGTGACTCACCAGCTGGTCACAGCCATTATTACAAAACATTGCATATTGCTTCAGACttttttatatgtgtagactcacatattat from the Manis javanica isolate MJ-LG chromosome 11, MJ_LKY, whole genome shotgun sequence genome contains:
- the TMEM216 gene encoding transmembrane protein 216 isoform X3, with product MATRGKRLSSTPLEILFFLNGWYYATYFLLELFIFLYKGFLLPYPTANLVLDVVMLFLYLGIEVIRLFFGTKGNLCQRKMPLGISVALTLPSAMMASYYLLLQTYVLRLEAIMNSILLFFCGSELLLEVLTLAAFSRSFILQKTA
- the TMEM216 gene encoding transmembrane protein 216 isoform X4, whose protein sequence is MATRGKRLSSTPLEILFFLNGWYYATYFLLELFIFLYKGFLLPYPTANLVLDVVMLFLYLGIEVIRLFFGTKGNLCQRKMPLGISVALTLPSAMMASYYLLLQTYVLRLEAIMNSILLFFCGSELLLEVLTLAAFSSMDRI
- the TMEM216 gene encoding transmembrane protein 216 isoform X6 is translated as MLFLYLGIEVIRLFFGTKGNLCQRKMPLGISVALTLPSAMMASYYLLLQTYVLRLEAIMNSILLFFCGSELLLEVLTLAAFSRPCQNENNRKSTAERCAVIKS